A window of Pirellula sp. SH-Sr6A contains these coding sequences:
- a CDS encoding efflux RND transporter permease subunit, producing the protein MQNAIRWAVNNLAGVNVLKLIILVAGLFCFFSMRRETFPEFQLEVISIAVPYPGATPDEVESGISQKVEEAVQSISGINKLTSICREGAGYTLVQLDPNVKDVQRILSEIRSAVDRVSVFFPERSEKATVEQITFRLPAIRVAVIGPDDRSGAAETRLRNYAEIVRERLLELPSVSQANLQNIKPYQIDVEIEEETLRSYGLTLDRIAEILRRENIELPSGQIKSDGQEILLRGKNKRDIGQEIAKLPVITQSNGVVLTVGDIGKVRDEFDDVTAISEINGRPAITIEISRTSDEDLLNISDEVTAFVAKSEAPHGYALKAWGDESVDVRDRIRMLRENGLQGGLIVFLLLAVFLDLRLAFWVAMGIPLSLMGAGIVLYSTGATLNMLSMFAFLMAVGIVVDDGIVISENIFAHRMMGKSNLQAAIDGAIEVLPSVFSSVATTIIAFMPLFYVSGVMGKFIAVMPAAIIAMLLFSLAEASFALPGHLSHEHREPKTTVQRILHVWSRVVDQFEKVFCWFGRPANRFLDWFGERFYGPLLRICLSYPSLPIAMGFTSVLLAVGLVRSGAVPFEFFPALDGKTIIGQVIYPDGTPVTVTREAARQMETAIRDVSETIAKREDAAGTNKTPPPSDPTAPRGPVKLTYLQVGSAASGDPGGGDRVSGSHVAQVQVEIHDATDRNVTSDELIQRWREKAGIFPGAERVTFQSANIGPGGKPLEFKILAPRKDVVALEAAVETAKEALGNFAGVYDIRDDSSPGKIEFQFSVLDRAQSLGISVADLSETVRSAYYGAEVMRLQRERHEVKLMVRYPPEQRRSLADLQELRIRGADGIERPITEVAKIAKTRGYSEINRLDQMRSITVSAEVDTAVANAAVVAKSLQDNLMPKLLQQYPSLRFRWEGQQQETAESFGSLAVGFVLAMACMFLLLVFEFNSYLQPLIILAIVPFGMVGAIYGHALMGLSLTLFSMFGMVTLAGVVVNDSIVLVDFINQSVRGGMPVREAIITAGSRRLRAVFLTSVTTVAGLLPMLLEKSFQAQVLIPMATSLAFGLLGSTALVLLMVPFLYQFYAKLAFTKEQMQGIWETDLEPREQDPTNRPLLDPANGSIQTAH; encoded by the coding sequence ATGCAAAACGCGATTCGATGGGCGGTGAATAATCTCGCTGGTGTCAATGTTCTCAAATTGATCATATTGGTTGCCGGACTCTTTTGCTTTTTTTCGATGCGACGGGAAACGTTTCCCGAGTTTCAGCTCGAAGTGATTTCCATTGCCGTTCCTTACCCTGGAGCGACTCCGGACGAAGTGGAAAGCGGCATTTCGCAGAAGGTCGAAGAGGCAGTCCAATCTATCTCGGGGATCAACAAACTAACCAGTATTTGCCGGGAGGGAGCTGGTTATACATTGGTGCAATTGGATCCCAATGTGAAAGATGTGCAAAGGATCCTGTCTGAAATTCGCTCGGCCGTCGACCGTGTCTCCGTTTTCTTTCCTGAACGAAGTGAAAAAGCTACTGTCGAACAGATTACATTCCGATTGCCCGCGATTCGCGTTGCGGTGATTGGACCCGACGATCGTTCCGGTGCCGCCGAAACAAGATTGAGGAACTATGCAGAAATCGTGCGGGAACGATTGCTTGAATTGCCGTCTGTATCACAAGCAAACTTGCAGAACATCAAACCATATCAAATCGATGTTGAGATAGAGGAAGAGACACTGCGCAGTTATGGGCTAACACTCGACCGTATCGCCGAAATCTTAAGAAGAGAAAATATCGAACTTCCGAGTGGCCAAATCAAAAGCGATGGCCAAGAGATATTGCTTCGAGGGAAAAACAAACGTGACATCGGCCAGGAGATTGCAAAACTCCCAGTGATCACTCAATCCAACGGCGTCGTTCTTACGGTAGGGGATATTGGAAAGGTTCGTGACGAATTCGATGATGTCACCGCGATCAGCGAGATCAATGGTAGGCCCGCAATCACGATCGAGATTTCCCGCACCAGCGACGAAGATCTGCTAAACATTTCCGACGAAGTCACAGCTTTTGTTGCCAAAAGCGAGGCGCCTCATGGGTATGCACTGAAGGCGTGGGGGGACGAAAGTGTCGATGTCCGCGATCGCATTCGCATGCTTCGTGAGAACGGATTGCAGGGCGGACTTATTGTGTTTCTTCTCCTGGCGGTCTTCCTCGATTTGCGTCTTGCCTTTTGGGTCGCAATGGGAATCCCATTAAGCCTTATGGGAGCAGGGATCGTCCTGTACTCCACCGGCGCAACCCTGAACATGCTGTCCATGTTTGCCTTCCTGATGGCAGTGGGAATTGTCGTGGACGACGGAATCGTCATTAGTGAAAACATCTTCGCGCACCGAATGATGGGCAAATCGAACCTTCAGGCGGCAATCGACGGGGCCATCGAAGTTCTTCCCAGCGTCTTTTCGAGCGTGGCGACCACAATCATCGCGTTCATGCCGCTCTTCTATGTATCGGGTGTGATGGGGAAATTCATCGCAGTCATGCCAGCCGCCATCATCGCTATGCTTTTGTTTTCGCTTGCCGAAGCTTCCTTCGCATTACCAGGTCACTTGTCTCACGAACACCGTGAACCAAAGACGACCGTCCAACGCATTTTGCACGTTTGGTCTCGCGTGGTGGATCAGTTCGAAAAAGTATTCTGCTGGTTCGGCCGACCTGCAAATCGATTTTTAGATTGGTTTGGAGAGAGATTCTATGGGCCTCTTTTGCGCATCTGTTTGTCTTACCCGTCACTCCCTATCGCCATGGGTTTCACTTCAGTGTTGCTTGCGGTCGGGCTGGTCCGATCCGGTGCGGTGCCATTCGAGTTTTTTCCAGCGCTCGATGGAAAGACAATTATCGGTCAAGTCATCTATCCAGATGGCACTCCGGTAACGGTGACTCGAGAGGCCGCTCGCCAAATGGAGACCGCCATTCGCGATGTAAGCGAGACGATTGCGAAGCGAGAGGATGCAGCGGGCACCAACAAAACCCCACCACCTTCCGATCCCACTGCACCGCGAGGTCCAGTGAAACTGACCTACTTGCAAGTCGGATCGGCAGCCAGTGGAGATCCAGGTGGGGGCGATCGTGTCTCCGGTTCGCATGTGGCGCAGGTCCAAGTGGAAATACACGATGCAACGGATCGAAACGTCACGAGTGATGAACTTATCCAGCGTTGGCGCGAGAAAGCAGGAATCTTTCCGGGCGCTGAGAGAGTGACCTTCCAGTCCGCCAACATCGGTCCAGGTGGAAAACCCCTTGAATTCAAGATTCTCGCGCCGCGCAAAGATGTGGTGGCCTTGGAAGCGGCCGTCGAGACAGCGAAAGAGGCCCTCGGGAATTTTGCTGGCGTCTACGACATTCGTGACGATTCATCGCCTGGAAAGATTGAGTTCCAGTTTTCTGTCCTCGATCGCGCACAGTCGCTGGGAATTAGCGTCGCAGATCTTTCAGAAACCGTTCGCAGCGCGTATTACGGGGCAGAGGTCATGCGTCTGCAGCGTGAGAGACACGAAGTCAAATTGATGGTGAGATATCCACCAGAGCAACGCCGCTCGCTCGCAGATTTGCAGGAACTCCGCATTCGAGGTGCCGATGGAATCGAAAGGCCGATCACCGAAGTAGCCAAGATCGCGAAAACGAGAGGCTACTCGGAGATTAATCGATTGGATCAAATGCGATCCATTACTGTAAGCGCCGAAGTGGATACCGCAGTGGCCAATGCAGCGGTTGTTGCAAAATCGCTTCAAGACAACTTGATGCCGAAACTTTTGCAGCAATACCCATCGCTGCGATTTCGTTGGGAAGGTCAACAGCAGGAGACGGCCGAGTCCTTCGGTAGTCTTGCGGTTGGTTTTGTCTTAGCGATGGCCTGCATGTTTTTACTGTTGGTCTTCGAATTCAATTCCTACCTTCAACCTCTCATCATCCTCGCCATTGTTCCATTTGGAATGGTGGGGGCCATTTATGGTCACGCGCTTATGGGATTATCGCTTACTCTTTTCAGTATGTTTGGAATGGTGACGCTGGCGGGAGTGGTAGTGAACGATTCGATCGTCCTCGTCGACTTCATCAATCAGAGCGTGCGCGGGGGCATGCCTGTTCGTGAAGCAATCATAACGGCCGGATCGCGCCGACTGCGCGCAGTCTTTCTAACAAGTGTTACGACGGTTGCCGGATTGCTTCCGATGTTGCTGGAAAAATCCTTTCAAGCACAGGTTCTTATCCCGATGGCCACCAGTCTTGCCTTTGGATTGTTAGGATCCACCGCCCTTGTCTTGCTCATGGTCCCGTTTCTCTACCAGTTTTATGCCAAGCTCGCCTTCACGAAGGAGCAAATGCAAGGCATCTGGGAGACCGATTTGGAGCCCCGCGAACAGGACCCCACAAACCGTCCTTTACTTGATCCGGCAAACGGTTCGATACAAACCGCTCATTGA